A stretch of Acidobacteriota bacterium DNA encodes these proteins:
- a CDS encoding YbjQ family protein has product MKRELERLEDAKQAISGKAPYQVSAPYTLPHHMVTTAFELEGYRVVRNLGVVRGITVRSRSVIGTIAAGLQTIVGGNITVYTRLCEETRAEAFDIMVLHASEIGANAIIGMRYDATEIMQGVTEVLAYGTAVVVESLHREESGNKGLFT; this is encoded by the coding sequence ATGAAACGCGAATTGGAACGATTGGAAGACGCCAAACAAGCCATCAGCGGAAAAGCGCCCTATCAGGTTTCGGCGCCATACACACTACCACATCATATGGTGACCACCGCCTTTGAACTCGAAGGCTACCGGGTTGTGCGCAATCTGGGTGTCGTGCGTGGGATTACCGTTCGTTCGCGATCAGTCATTGGCACGATTGCCGCCGGCCTCCAGACCATCGTCGGAGGCAACATCACGGTCTATACCCGGCTGTGCGAAGAGACCCGCGCCGAAGCGTTTGACATCATGGTTTTGCACGCTTCTGAAATTGGAGCGAATGCCATCATCGGCATGCGCTATGATGCGACCGAAATCATGCAGGGCGTGACGGAAGTGCTGGCCTACGGAACAGCGGTTGTCGTCGAATCGCTCCACCGCGAAGAATCAGGCAACAAGGGACTGTTTACATAG
- a CDS encoding RRXRR domain-containing protein — translation MFVCVYVLNCEGKPLMPTSPAKARVLLKAGKAKVVRKTPFTIKLRFGSSGYKQAVVAGMDTGSTRVGTAAVANGKVVYQAEVTLRTDVSRKMEHRKMYRRTRRSRKIRYRAARFDNRGASRRKGRLPPSIRSKVESHLRERRQLESILPVTRWKVELAAFDIHKLVNPEVVGIEYQTGPLKDWYNTKAYVLHRDGHCCQSGQKIQHSVKLNVHHVQFKSRQGGNRSGNLLTLCLTCHTDLHDGKFEIKPKRNVTKPATEVSVIAAQLKQSDWEFEPTFGSETKYKREQFLKLPKSHLNDAMAICCEDGEVVAVGKENVYLKRHVNQGDYQQTTGQHSQKRIPTGKLFGLRKFDLIQTIKGTGFVTGKRRTGYFALGAIDGTRLTKSVNIKTNCVRLTARTTTLLQRKSGVSSRPSKSRVSTPKIE, via the coding sequence ATGTTCGTTTGTGTCTATGTGTTGAATTGTGAGGGGAAACCGTTGATGCCGACCTCGCCGGCCAAGGCAAGGGTATTGCTCAAAGCCGGGAAAGCGAAAGTGGTTCGGAAAACACCGTTCACGATCAAACTGCGGTTTGGTTCATCGGGATACAAGCAAGCGGTTGTCGCCGGGATGGATACCGGAAGCACCAGGGTGGGAACGGCGGCGGTGGCGAACGGGAAGGTGGTCTACCAGGCGGAAGTCACACTTCGGACGGATGTTTCACGCAAGATGGAACACCGAAAGATGTACCGCCGCACCCGCCGCAGCCGAAAAATCCGCTACCGGGCAGCCAGGTTTGACAATCGTGGTGCATCGCGCCGGAAAGGCCGGTTGCCACCTTCGATCCGGAGCAAAGTCGAGTCGCACCTGCGGGAACGCCGACAACTTGAGTCAATCCTGCCGGTCACGCGTTGGAAAGTTGAATTGGCGGCCTTTGATATTCACAAACTGGTCAATCCGGAGGTGGTGGGAATCGAATATCAAACCGGACCGCTCAAAGACTGGTACAACACCAAAGCCTATGTGCTGCACCGTGATGGACATTGCTGCCAAAGCGGACAAAAGATCCAGCACAGCGTCAAACTCAATGTCCATCACGTCCAGTTCAAAAGCCGCCAGGGTGGCAACCGGTCTGGGAATCTCCTGACCTTGTGTCTGACCTGCCACACAGATTTGCACGACGGAAAGTTTGAAATCAAACCTAAGCGAAATGTCACCAAACCAGCCACTGAAGTCAGTGTGATTGCCGCCCAACTCAAGCAGTCGGATTGGGAATTTGAACCGACTTTCGGCTCCGAAACCAAATACAAGCGCGAGCAGTTCCTGAAGTTACCCAAGTCGCATCTCAATGATGCGATGGCCATTTGTTGCGAGGACGGCGAAGTGGTCGCAGTCGGGAAGGAAAATGTGTACCTCAAACGCCATGTCAACCAGGGTGACTATCAGCAAACCACTGGCCAGCACAGCCAAAAACGGATTCCAACCGGCAAGCTGTTTGGGTTGCGCAAATTCGATTTGATTCAAACCATCAAAGGAACCGGGTTTGTCACCGGCAAGCGCCGGACCGGATATTTCGCTCTGGGGGCGATTGACGGGACTCGTCTGACCAAGAGCGTCAACATCAAAACCAACTGTGTCCGGTTGACCGCACGAACCACAACCTTACTTCAAAGAAAGAGCGGCGTTTCCTCCCGGCCCAGCAAGAGCCGGGTTTCCACGCCGAAGATAGAATGA
- a CDS encoding response regulator yields MNDHRKKTPNSVPFLPTPDQIVSGQSSLAAFFTTMRDELRTPLSSIIRYAEILIRDAEHFGETAFFPNLQKILEAGRALLTGVDTMRDLSIFDDPAHHFDLEPIARTIRQDLRPLLNAILGDTELLLEDAESRSVKALIPDLQKIQAAAQELLLLINSIINLSQIAEDEPVLTDLGGTTPFFDVPDSEPTRIPGTILVADDNLLNRSLLSRFLKNQGYRVLTAEHGRMAVELLNQQPVDLLLLDLNMPEMDGFEVLHYIRQLERFQTLPVIVVSALSDIDLIARSIQLGAEDYLPIPLNRVLLRARINASLEKKRLRDRVVKHMQELAETVDQLKHSQLQAMEANRAKSTFLANMSHELRTPLNAVIGFSQMMARDLTLTSQHRETAGIIMRSGEHLLSLINDVLSISKIEAGKLTLKNTTFDLPALVWGISEMFQFRAQSKGVGLDVRLDPKLPHYVCGDEGKLRQVLINLMGNAFKFTEFGRVVIRVKPLDEELCHFEVEDSGCGIAEIDLEQLFEPFVQLNSPGRKSQEGTGLGLTISRNYVRLMGGDLTVRSALDTGTSFSFWLPLPSLPSGEYTVPISHSVIGLEEGQPHYRILVVEDQDDNRALLCRLLKSAGFEVYEAIDGKRAIEGWARHRPHLIMMDLHMAVLDGYEAMRIIRAIESGAGRDVLPTSVDVTFPDDLNRAKIIAVSADAFGADRSRIREFGGDDFIPKPFHVEMIFEKLREHLGVRFVQMNRTTGQLVPPAGFSNQILTPDRFQPFLKEWLVKMHHSVQSGDVDEAARLIEDIAPIDEELAGELRKSLRSYDFDELIDALCTAIEQHDQHFQ; encoded by the coding sequence ATGAACGATCATCGAAAAAAGACGCCAAACTCAGTCCCGTTCCTTCCAACCCCCGATCAAATTGTATCAGGGCAATCTTCATTGGCCGCTTTTTTCACAACTATGCGCGATGAACTCCGAACCCCGCTCAGCTCAATTATCAGGTATGCCGAAATCCTGATTCGAGATGCCGAACACTTTGGCGAAACGGCATTCTTCCCCAACCTCCAAAAGATTTTGGAGGCTGGGCGAGCCCTGCTGACCGGGGTTGATACCATGCGCGATCTGTCAATTTTTGATGATCCTGCCCATCATTTTGATCTGGAACCGATTGCCCGGACCATTCGGCAGGATTTGCGGCCCCTGTTGAACGCGATTCTGGGCGATACCGAACTTCTTCTGGAGGATGCCGAGAGTCGTAGTGTCAAAGCCTTGATACCGGATTTGCAAAAAATACAGGCGGCAGCCCAGGAGCTCCTGTTGTTGATCAACAGCATCATCAATTTGTCGCAAATTGCCGAAGATGAGCCGGTCTTAACGGATTTGGGCGGGACGACTCCATTTTTTGACGTTCCTGATTCGGAACCAACCCGGATTCCAGGCACCATCCTGGTGGCGGATGACAATCTGTTGAACCGGTCACTGCTGTCACGGTTTCTCAAAAATCAGGGGTACCGGGTGTTGACGGCTGAACATGGTCGAATGGCGGTTGAATTGCTCAATCAACAACCCGTTGATCTGTTGCTGCTGGACCTCAACATGCCGGAAATGGATGGGTTTGAAGTCCTGCACTATATTCGGCAACTGGAGCGGTTCCAAACTCTTCCTGTGATTGTGGTTTCCGCGTTGAGTGACATTGATTTAATCGCCCGGAGCATCCAGCTTGGGGCTGAGGATTACCTTCCCATTCCGCTCAATCGGGTGTTGCTGCGGGCGCGAATCAATGCCAGTTTAGAGAAAAAGCGGCTACGGGATCGAGTGGTCAAACATATGCAGGAACTGGCCGAAACCGTGGACCAGTTGAAACATTCGCAATTACAAGCCATGGAAGCCAACCGGGCGAAAAGCACGTTTCTGGCCAATATGAGCCACGAATTGCGGACTCCGCTCAATGCCGTAATTGGCTTTTCCCAAATGATGGCTCGGGATTTGACGCTTACGTCACAACACCGAGAAACTGCGGGCATTATTATGCGCAGCGGGGAACATCTGTTGAGTTTGATCAATGACGTGCTTTCAATTTCCAAAATTGAAGCTGGAAAACTGACGCTCAAAAATACCACCTTTGACCTTCCGGCTCTGGTGTGGGGAATTTCTGAAATGTTTCAGTTTCGGGCGCAATCAAAAGGCGTTGGGCTCGATGTGCGGCTGGATCCAAAACTGCCGCATTATGTCTGTGGTGATGAGGGAAAACTGCGGCAGGTGTTGATCAATTTAATGGGGAATGCCTTTAAATTTACCGAATTCGGACGGGTTGTGATTCGGGTTAAACCTTTGGACGAAGAACTATGCCATTTCGAAGTTGAGGATTCGGGGTGTGGGATTGCCGAAATTGACCTGGAGCAGTTGTTTGAACCTTTCGTGCAGCTCAACTCTCCAGGCCGGAAAAGCCAGGAAGGAACTGGCCTTGGACTGACCATTTCGCGAAATTATGTGCGCCTGATGGGGGGAGATTTGACGGTGCGCAGTGCCCTTGATACGGGGACTAGCTTTAGTTTCTGGCTGCCCTTGCCGAGTCTTCCAAGCGGCGAATACACCGTTCCCATCTCACATTCCGTAATCGGCCTGGAAGAAGGGCAACCCCACTATCGGATTCTGGTGGTCGAAGACCAGGACGACAATCGAGCCCTGCTGTGCCGGTTGCTCAAATCCGCCGGGTTTGAGGTCTATGAGGCGATTGACGGCAAACGAGCGATTGAAGGCTGGGCCCGGCATCGTCCCCACCTGATTATGATGGACTTGCATATGGCGGTGCTGGATGGGTATGAAGCCATGCGCATCATCCGGGCGATTGAGAGCGGTGCCGGCAGGGACGTTTTACCCACCAGTGTGGACGTGACTTTCCCGGATGATCTGAATCGAGCCAAAATTATTGCGGTCTCCGCTGATGCCTTTGGGGCTGACCGGTCGCGGATTCGTGAGTTTGGCGGCGACGATTTTATTCCCAAACCGTTTCACGTCGAAATGATCTTTGAAAAATTGCGCGAGCACCTTGGAGTTCGGTTTGTCCAGATGAACCGAACAACCGGACAATTAGTTCCTCCCGCTGGATTTTCAAATCAGATCCTGACGCCAGACCGCTTTCAACCCTTTTTAAAAGAGTGGCTTGTGAAAATGCACCATTCGGTTCAGTCGGGTGATGTGGATGAAGCCGCACGGTTGATTGAGGATATTGCCCCGATTGATGAAGAACTGGCCGGTGAATTACGCAAATCACTGCGCAGTTATGACTTTGATGAGCTCATTGATGCCCTTTGCACCGCGATTGAACAGCATGACCAACATTTTCAATGA
- a CDS encoding phosphoribosyltransferase domain-containing protein — MTIQVYHLERLNNPSRKNAFSFHFLAKLGTVSSSDLEDCRLVLRHFIEHSLNEHPLVGKPLIVGLAESGILLSALLHQEAHQLGIAGGWICSTRRPASGIRFIERHSHQPAHILPVPANPVDELWLIEDEITTGQTIFQVIRHLSSLTSVKMVRIFTLVDARSDEQRTVFSELLEQDGIRHSVHSLLEFHGFPTMECFDRKFVEESTLAPSFQSEDAIHHWMLPETRPALSVQTAATLDAFDGIEGSLLVIGEAMDMAVRTMIRNPQLSIRHVTLSPWKIDHQNVFDRIHINGKYYVYNLDEFQGPVHILSDPFDHESALSLQETMSHHGYRAEVL, encoded by the coding sequence ATGACAATACAGGTTTATCATCTTGAGCGGCTCAATAATCCTTCCCGAAAAAATGCCTTTAGCTTTCATTTCCTGGCTAAGCTCGGAACCGTATCTTCTTCTGATTTAGAAGATTGCCGGTTAGTGCTGCGTCATTTTATTGAACATTCCCTGAATGAGCATCCACTGGTTGGAAAACCATTGATTGTTGGCCTGGCTGAATCAGGAATCTTGCTTTCGGCGTTGCTCCATCAAGAAGCGCATCAGTTGGGGATTGCTGGCGGGTGGATTTGCTCCACGCGCCGCCCGGCGTCAGGCATCCGGTTTATTGAACGCCATTCACACCAACCAGCCCATATTTTGCCCGTTCCGGCCAATCCGGTGGATGAACTCTGGCTGATTGAAGATGAGATCACCACCGGGCAAACCATTTTTCAGGTCATTCGGCACCTTTCATCGCTGACTTCGGTCAAAATGGTCCGCATTTTCACCCTCGTTGATGCCCGTAGCGATGAGCAGCGAACTGTTTTCTCTGAATTACTTGAGCAGGACGGCATCCGGCATTCGGTCCATTCACTGTTGGAGTTTCACGGTTTTCCAACGATGGAATGTTTTGACCGAAAATTTGTTGAAGAATCAACCCTGGCTCCAAGCTTTCAATCCGAAGACGCCATTCATCACTGGATGTTGCCTGAAACCCGCCCGGCCTTGTCTGTCCAGACGGCTGCCACACTGGACGCTTTTGATGGGATTGAAGGGTCATTACTGGTCATTGGGGAAGCGATGGATATGGCGGTGCGAACTATGATTCGCAACCCGCAACTGTCCATTCGCCACGTCACGTTGAGCCCCTGGAAAATTGATCACCAAAATGTATTTGACCGGATCCACATCAATGGCAAGTACTATGTCTATAACCTGGATGAATTTCAGGGGCCAGTGCATATCTTGAGTGACCCGTTTGATCATGAATCGGCGCTCTCGCTTCAGGAAACGATGTCCCACCACGGGTATCGGGCTGAAGTCCTGTGA
- a CDS encoding sigma 54-interacting transcriptional regulator codes for MTNQEQHSNPLFTLPAGVQTTSDSESAPEQVSFLQPEDSILRALVEGTATVVGDDFFRALVQHLARILNVRYAFVAEFAEVNTRVRTLAFYGNQEFWQNFEFPLENTPCEDVLGGRVCHYPAQVQRLFPLDIELVHLGVESYLGVPLIDSKGEILGHLAVFDDKPMPKESRLMSIFRLFASRATAELERNRADQIRIQSEERLSRILASAMDAIITIDENREITLFNEAAEKVFGIPATNAIGKPIEPLFSRQLFTLVDDYICRILNGEQTPPSIWLPEGLTARRTDEDEFALEATVSTAKISRNRLFTIILRDIDERKRAEAELKTLRMENLYLREELKTEYNFEEIVGASGVMERVFQKISQVAETDSTVLINGETGTGKELIARAIHNRSPRKKRPLIKVNCAALSHGLIESEFFGHEKGAFTGAISTRVGRFELANGGTIFLDEIGEISLEVQAKLLRVLQEQEFERVGGTKTIKVDVRVITATNRDLKKAVDEGRFRADLYYRLNVFPILLPPLRERKQDISLLVRYFVSKHMARLGKRITQISHTAMSQLTAYHWPGNVRELENVVERAVILSQGPVLELVDEIAQLFPAATQTQVVEKSLPLTPKVVPPSFVSLDDMERDYIQKVLESTNWVIEGASGAAKILDINPNTLRSRMQKLNIRRPNRGKESS; via the coding sequence ATGACCAATCAGGAGCAGCATTCAAATCCCCTTTTTACATTACCCGCTGGTGTTCAAACCACTTCCGATTCTGAGTCCGCTCCTGAGCAAGTCTCATTCCTTCAGCCTGAAGACTCAATCCTTCGGGCGTTGGTGGAAGGAACGGCAACTGTGGTTGGCGATGATTTTTTTCGCGCCCTGGTCCAACACTTAGCCCGGATTTTAAATGTCCGCTATGCCTTTGTGGCAGAGTTTGCTGAAGTCAACACCCGCGTCCGAACGCTGGCATTTTATGGGAATCAGGAGTTTTGGCAGAATTTTGAATTCCCGCTTGAAAACACCCCCTGTGAAGATGTGCTGGGTGGACGGGTGTGCCACTATCCAGCCCAGGTTCAACGTTTATTTCCACTCGATATTGAACTGGTTCATTTGGGAGTTGAAAGCTACCTTGGGGTCCCGCTTATTGATTCAAAAGGTGAAATTCTAGGCCACCTCGCCGTTTTCGATGATAAACCAATGCCGAAAGAATCGCGCCTGATGTCTATCTTTCGCCTTTTTGCCTCGCGCGCCACGGCAGAACTTGAACGGAACCGCGCCGATCAAATTCGAATTCAGAGCGAAGAACGGCTGTCGCGGATCCTGGCTTCAGCCATGGATGCCATCATCACCATTGATGAAAACCGTGAGATTACCCTGTTTAACGAAGCGGCTGAAAAAGTTTTTGGCATTCCAGCGACTAATGCCATCGGAAAACCGATTGAACCTTTATTTTCACGGCAATTGTTCACCCTGGTTGATGACTATATTTGCCGGATTCTGAATGGAGAACAAACACCTCCGTCAATCTGGCTGCCGGAAGGATTGACCGCCCGCCGAACTGATGAGGACGAATTTGCCCTCGAAGCCACGGTTTCAACTGCCAAAATCAGCCGAAATCGCCTGTTTACTATTATTTTGCGGGATATTGACGAACGAAAACGCGCTGAAGCCGAACTCAAAACCCTGCGGATGGAAAACCTGTACCTCCGCGAAGAACTCAAAACCGAATATAACTTCGAAGAAATCGTTGGTGCCTCAGGCGTGATGGAGCGCGTGTTTCAGAAAATTTCGCAGGTGGCCGAAACCGATTCCACCGTGCTGATCAACGGGGAAACCGGGACCGGAAAAGAGCTGATTGCCCGTGCCATTCATAACCGAAGCCCCCGGAAAAAACGTCCCTTGATCAAAGTTAATTGCGCCGCCCTGTCTCACGGGCTCATCGAAAGCGAGTTTTTCGGGCACGAAAAAGGCGCCTTCACCGGGGCCATTTCCACCCGAGTTGGACGCTTTGAGCTGGCCAACGGCGGCACGATTTTCCTGGATGAAATCGGGGAGATTTCACTTGAGGTTCAGGCGAAACTCTTGCGGGTGCTCCAGGAACAGGAATTTGAGCGGGTTGGCGGCACCAAAACCATCAAAGTGGACGTGCGAGTCATCACCGCCACCAACCGCGATCTGAAAAAAGCGGTTGACGAAGGCCGTTTCCGGGCTGACCTCTATTATCGCCTCAATGTGTTTCCAATTCTGTTGCCACCACTTCGCGAACGCAAACAGGACATTTCGCTGCTGGTTCGGTATTTTGTCAGCAAACATATGGCCCGGCTTGGAAAACGCATCACTCAAATCAGCCACACGGCCATGAGTCAGCTCACCGCCTACCACTGGCCAGGAAATGTGCGAGAACTTGAAAATGTGGTGGAGCGAGCGGTAATTCTCTCCCAAGGCCCGGTGCTCGAACTGGTTGATGAAATTGCACAATTATTCCCTGCGGCGACTCAAACCCAGGTTGTCGAAAAATCACTCCCACTCACTCCCAAAGTCGTTCCGCCGTCATTTGTTTCACTCGATGATATGGAGCGCGACTATATTCAAAAGGTTCTGGAATCAACCAACTGGGTTATTGAAGGTGCTTCGGGCGCGGCCAAAATCCTGGACATCAACCCCAACACGCTACGCAGCCGAATGCAAAAATTGAACATTCGCCGCCCCAATCGTGGGAAAGAGTCTTCTTAA